From Oncorhynchus nerka isolate Pitt River linkage group LG1, Oner_Uvic_2.0, whole genome shotgun sequence, the proteins below share one genomic window:
- the LOC115131123 gene encoding BTB/POZ domain-containing protein KCTD4-like encodes MEWNLRRMDSELRQINSDLLQPSKSIKKPSSGTITLNVGGFLYAAHRTTLSRHQGSVLEELASGKKTVQHTDSMGNPFIDRDGPVFRHILNFLRTGDLQLPDDFREAGLLRREAEFYRLSGLVEAILEWEELRAVQREPAFLEVTDERSQGFKVYCSDPSFIDKVKGRLVQISKSRLDGFPEEFEVSSNVIQFRHFIKSEPGSRLVLKQDSTFVCTLECLKLETVMLALKAGFSIITSLDSSKGSVVAAEALHFVK; translated from the coding sequence ATGGAATGGAACCTCAGAAGGATGGACAGTGAACTGAGACAGATCAACTCGGACCTGCTGCAGCCCAGTAAGAGCATCAAGAAGCCCTCGTCAGGCACCATCACCCTCAACGTGGGGGGCTTTCTGTATGCTGCGCACCGCACCACCCTCAGCCGCCACCAGGGGTCAGTGTTGGAGGAGCTGGCCAGCGGCAAAAAGACAGTCCAGCACACTGACTCCATGGGCAACCCCTTCATCGACCGTGACGGCCCTGTGTTCCGACACATCCTCAACTTCTTGCGGACCGGAGACCTGCAGCTACCCGACGACTTCCGAGAGGCGGGCCTTCTGAGACGGGAAGCAGAGTTCTACCGCCTCAGTGGATTGGTGGAGGCCATTTTGGAGTGGGAGGAGCTGCGGGCGGTACAGCGGGAGCCCGCCTTCCTGGAGGTGACTGACGAGAGGTCACAGGGCTTCAAGGTGTACTGTAGTGACCCCAGTTTCATTGACAAGGTCAAAGGTCGCCTGGTTCAGATCTCAAAGAGCCGTCTGGACGGCTTCCCGGAGGAGTTTGAAGTGTCGTCCAACGTGATCCAGTTCCGCCACTTCATCAAGTCAGAACCGGGCTCCAGGCTGGTGCTGAAGCAGGACAGTACCTTCGTGTGTACTCTGGAGTGTCTGAAGCTAGAGACGGTGATGCTGGCTCTGAAGGCTGGCTTCTCTATCATCACCTCTCTGGACAGCAGCAAGGGATCTGTGGTGGCCGCAGAGGCACTGCACTTTGTCaagtaa